From Bacillus sp. FSL K6-3431, the proteins below share one genomic window:
- the accB gene encoding acetyl-CoA carboxylase biotin carboxyl carrier protein, with product MLKIQEIRELIKLIDQSDIEEFVFEHEGSKVEMKKNIVKQQVQPLLPVAQAPTIQTVSQPLNIEPVATVTSGQVEAQGQSTVDTSNLHTVSSPMVGTYYESSTPDTPAYVQVGSGVKEDTVVCIVEAMKLFNEIEAEVEGEIVEVLVKNGELVEYGQPLFLVKPR from the coding sequence ATGCTAAAAATTCAAGAAATTCGTGAACTTATAAAACTAATTGATCAATCCGATATCGAGGAATTTGTATTTGAGCATGAAGGTTCGAAAGTTGAAATGAAAAAAAACATCGTCAAACAGCAAGTTCAGCCACTATTACCGGTAGCGCAAGCACCAACAATTCAAACTGTAAGCCAGCCTTTGAACATAGAGCCTGTAGCAACAGTTACTTCAGGCCAAGTGGAAGCCCAAGGTCAATCTACTGTTGATACAAGTAACTTGCACACAGTATCATCTCCAATGGTTGGTACATATTATGAATCTTCAACACCGGATACACCTGCTTATGTTCAAGTTGGATCGGGAGTGAAAGAGGATACTGTTGTTTGTATAGTAGAAGCGATGAAATTATTTAATGAAATTGAAGCTGAAGTGGAAGGTGAGATTGTGGAAGTCCTCGTTAAAAATGGCGAACTTGTAGAGTATGGACAACCATTATTTTTAGTCAAGCCTAGATAA